The following proteins are co-located in the Sphaeramia orbicularis chromosome 24, fSphaOr1.1, whole genome shotgun sequence genome:
- the entpd5b gene encoding ectonucleoside triphosphate diphosphohydrolase 5 has protein sequence MKMKPFVSMLLLVLLAVAGPSRAQVMNSLLDWTHSIRSILPGLSRPANHSRIFYAVMFDAGSTGTRIHVYTFIQSDSEKLPVLDNEMFHSIKPGLSAYADSPEMAGHTVRMLLKVAKKTVPRLEWKRTPVVLRATAGLRLLSVEKAQGLLDQVQHVFDESPFLVPDNSVSIMNGTNEGILAWISLNFLTGHLQAQSKNTVGILDLGGGSTQITFLPKLRKTIESVPVADYIARFDIFNSSFELYTHSYLGNGLMAARLVTLGALGAEGLEWQVFKSSCLPKKFRDEWSFGGLTYQVSGDTDGYTGYKPCYQEVLKVVKGIIHQPYELQDNHVFYAFSYYFDRAVDAGLIDGVQGGVLEVRDFKKRAKEVCNKMTKYPATSPFLCMDLTYITCLLKDGFGFKENTMLQLTKKVNNVEASWALGATLDHFHNLKIH, from the exons ATGAAGATGAAGCCTTTCGTGTCAATGCTGCTCCTGGTTCTGTTAGCTGTTGCAGGGCCGAGCCGAGCCCAGGTCATGAACTCTCTCCTGGACTGGACCCACAGCATCAGGAGCATTCTTCCCGGTCTGAGCCGCCCAGCAAACCACAGTCGAATTTTCTATGCAGTGATGTTTGATGCTGGGAGTACGGGGACACGCATCCACGTCTACACCTTTATCCAGAGTGACTCAG AGAAGCTGCCTGTTTTGGACAATGAGATGTTCCATTCCATAAAGCCTGGTTTGTCAGCATATGCTGACTCCCCTGAAATG GCTGGACACACAGTGAGGATGTTGCTGAAGGTGGCCAAGAAGACAGTGCCTCGTCTGGAGTGGAAAAGGACCCCGGTGGTTCTCAGAGCCACAGCTGGACTCCGGCTGCTGTCTGTGGAGAAAGCCCAGGGTCTTTTGGACCAG GTGCAACATGTGTTTGATGAATCTCCGTTTTTAGTCCCAGACAACAGCGTCAGCATAATGAACGGTACAAATGAAG GAATCCTAGCTTGGATATCTCTGAATTTTCTGACGG GTCATCTGCAGGCACAAAGCAAAAACACAGTGGGGATATTGGATCTGGGAGGAGGATCTACACAAATTACTTTCCTGCCAAAACTGAGG AAAACCATTGAAAGTGTCCCTGTTGCTGATTACATCGCCAGATTTGACATCTTTAATTCATCATTTGAACTTTACACACACAG TTACCTGGGAAACGGACTGATGGCAGCAAGACTGGTCACACTGGGAGCTTTGGGTGCTGAAG GGTTGGAGTGGCAGGTTTTCAAAAGTTCCTGTCTGCCAAAGAAATTTAGGGATGAGTGGAGCTTTGGAGGACTAACCTATCAAGTGAGCGGGGACACAGATG GTTACACAGGATACAAGCCCTGTTATCAGGAAGTGCTTAAGGTGGTGAAGGGGATTATTCATCAGCCATATGAACTGCAAGACAACCATGTATTCTATGCATTCTCCTATTACTTTGACAGAGCTGTGGACGCAGGCCTTATCG ATGGGGTCCAAGGAGGAGTGCTGGAGGTCAGAGACTTCAAGAAGAGAGCTAAAGAGG TTTGCAATAAGATGACCAAGTATCCAGCCACCAGTCCTTTCCTGTGTATGGACCTGACCTACATCACTTGTCTGCTCAAGGATGGGTTCGGCTTCAAGGAGAACACCATGCTGCAG CTGACCAAGAAAGTGAACAACGTGGAGGCAAGCTGGGCTTTGGGAGCCACATTGGACCACTTCCACAACCTGAAGATCCACTGA
- the znf410 gene encoding zinc finger protein 410, which translates to MLSDELDSKPELLVQFVQNASIPLVQGLEDPESKHPCLPLLAPAVSSLCSPLELTDGGLSHEPESSSLSEFGGVSERSPLVVQTHSHPRTSPSPPPILHDLQQSDSTSYVLLNLAKGITASSESLIFAADGAGEDDDEGVSSGDYGIDGSAPWYLRVQELAHDSLIAATRAQLARDAKASQDARATSISNGDHTHSLTSDGDKRELPSRTSRPLSKQILRCSFEGCCRTFTWPAHLKYHLKTHRNDRMFRCGAEGCGKSFYVLQRLQVHMRTHNGEKPFICKEKNCGKKFTTAGNLKNHRRIHTGEKPFLCEADGCGRSFAEYSSLRKHMLVHSGEKPHHCGICGKTFSQSGSRNVHMRKRHGEEGLNSETREAGEALTQSSLLEADGENGEGMVTMTTAVEPMNLHHAMLRSPGSADSVVVLSQPHELVTMTTEGHAYGDDVVALL; encoded by the exons ATGCTTTCAGATGAGCTTGACTCCAAACCAGAG CTGCTGGTGCAGTTTGTACAGAACGCGTCCATCCCATTAGTTCAGGGTCTGGAGGACCCTGAGTCCAAACACCCCTGCCTGCCTCTGTTGGCTCCGGCTGTCAGCTCTCTCTGCAGCCCACTGGAGCTCACAG ACGGCGGCCTGAGCCATGAGCCTGAAAGTTCTTCCCTGTCTGAGTTTGGAGGTGTGTCGGAGCGAAGTCCTCTAGTGGTTCAGACACACTCTCACCCACGGACCTCCCCCAGCCCCCCACCCATCCTTCATGACCTACAACAGTCAGACAGTACTTCGTATGTCCTGCTGAACCTTGCAAAAG GCATCACAGCCTCCTCTGAGTCCCTAATCTTCGCCGCAGATGGGGCAGGGGAGGATGACGATGAGGGGGTCTCATCAGGGGACTATGGGATAGATGGCAGTGCACCCTGGTATCTACGGGTACAGGAGCTGGCACACGACAGCCTAATCGCCGCCACACGGGCACAGCTTGCTCGAGATGCCAAGGCCAGTCAGGACGCCCGGGCCACGAGCATCAGTAACG GTGACCACACACACAGCTTGACATCAGACGGGGACAAGCGAGAATTGCCGTCTCGGACCAGCCGCCCCCTCTCCAAGCAGATCCTCCGCTGCTCATTTGAAGGTTGCTGCAGGACATTCACCTGGCCAGCTCATCTCAAATACCATCTCAAAACACACAG GAATGACCGCATGTTCAGGTGCGGCGCCGAAGGCTGCGGAAAGAGTTTCTACGTGTTGCAGAGGCTTCAGGTTCACATGAGGACTCACAACGGAGAGAAGCCCTTCATCTGCAAGGAGAAGAACTGTGGCAAGAAGTTCACCACCGCTGGAAACTTGAAGAACCACAGGCGCATCCACACAG GAGAGAAGCCTTTCTTGTGTGAAGCAGATGGATGTGGGCGATCCTTTGCAGAGTATTCTAGTCTACGGAAACACATGCTCGTACATTCTG gtGAAAAGCCTCATCACTGTGGGATCTGTGGGAAGACGTTCTCTCAATCCGGCAGCAGAAACGTCCACATGAGGAAGAGACACGGAGAGGAAGGACTGAACAGCGAAACCAGGGAAGCAG GAGAGGCTCTGACACAAAGCAGCCTGCTGGAGGCAGACGGTGAGAACGGAGAAGGTATGGTCACCATGACAACAGCCGTGGAACCCATGAATCTTCATCACGCTATGCTGAGATCACCAG GCTCTGCAGACTCGGTGGTTGTTCTCTCTCAGCCTCATGAACTGGTGACCATGACGACTGAGGGTCATGCATATGGAGATGATGTGGTAGCGCTGCTGTAG